The genomic DNA TTTATAAATGTATCCATTTTATGTGCTTATTTGAGAGGACTCTATCAGCTGTGTCAGTTTTACTGTTTGATGATgtatttattactgttattgaCTTGCTTCGTCTAGTTAACCGTAAGGCTGAATTATGCTTTAAAATATTTGCATGTTAAATTTTAACATGCAAAAATTTAACATGCAAATGTTGTTGCACAATTGCACAaatctgctgttgttttttaatcatttgttcTTATTTCCACCTATGTTTCCCATATGGCTACCTTCATACTCTATAATTACATATGCACATATAAAGAAACCTTTAAAATATAGGCCCACCATGTAAATACATTCACACTTAAAAGCTACAATCATATAGTGAGCGTTCTTGTCTAGTTTTTGCTTTATTCTGTactttttagggtttttttggctttcttacTTATGACTTTCTCCTCATAAAATGTGTTGACTTTGTCTTATGTAACAATAACAAATTACACATAATAAAAATGTGGCTTTTTAAGCTATATGTAATACTATTCTGACTGCTGTATGTGCCATTTCTGTTCAAATAAGGTTTACTTACATATGTAAAGTAGAAAGCAATATTTAACTGAAAATGCACCGCACACTTTTTCTGACGACATACCTTTTTCTGATGTAACACAAATAAGTACTTTGGACCTGCTATCTCAGCATCCTGCCACAGAAAATCAAACAGAGCGCATGCAGATTGATTGCTCAGCAGAGGCCGCTAGGTGCGTAGACTGTGTTATTTACTGGTGACTGTGATAGCAGCAGTCTAAACATCAGAGCTGTCAGAGGTGTCCATCCCTCCAGTCTCCGTCCTTTGTAACTGGTTGCTGTGCTTAGctcacttgtttgtttttcacataGTTACAGCTCCTCACTGTAAATCAGACTCTTCTTTTCCAGCCCTGCTTTGGACACTGGCTCTGTTTGCTCACCTCTGACTGGACATTTATGAGGCCATGCATCCTCCACTGGAGCCTGGATCAGCAATCACTGTGGACTTCCCCATTCCCAGCCTGAATCCGAGTCTcacagtgtttacatttttacttgcactgatttttgttttactaggagattttttttttaaatatatccaCGATAAAAATGATGAACTAATCTCAATTCCTGACACTAGGTGGCATTATTGTAATGTGCAGCATGGCTCTCAGCCTCAGCCCTGAGGCCTGTATTTACTTCATAAACAGAGACACCCAGAGGCTCCTTTATTGACAGAAAACAATCAAAGGAACATCTGAGATATTTAACACtttgtttggattttatttCAAAACTCTCTTTATTACTGGTTCCAGAAATGTTAGAAGTCGTGCTTTTTACTTTGCTTCCCTCCTGAGTATCAAACTGACACACAATGGTTCGTGTGTGATCTTGATCTATAGATGAAACACACGCCCAGATTAGCATCCATGGATACTCAGACAACTGTTTCAGCCTAGTCATTTCCTGCCTTTGGCTACTGATTGTGGCTAAGATCTCTGAGAATGGCACTTCCATGCTGATCATTTTGGTAACCCAATGCTGTAATTACAACTTCCCACGGTGAGTGAAATTAGAGCTCAAAAGAGGGATTTCAGGTAGCTGGGGTCAGCCTGGGTCATTGCCAGGGCAGAAAGGGGAACATAGAAAAGGATTAGGAGTCTGTTTTCAGAGATACTGAACACAAATACTTAAAAACAAGCTTTTATTTCTCTGTCAACAATATTAAAGTGTATACACAATCAACATAGTGCATCTTCCTGTAAAAATGTGGTAAAAAAATCAGTGCTTTTATTACATACAGTATTGCCATTTTACATCTGAATGATTACTAATGATTCAGCGATACTGAAGACGTTACGGGGTGTCAAATATGTAGCTAATGGCACAAAATCTGCCTGCAGCATTTGCAAAGTGTTAACATTACAGAGAATCAGGACACGATTTTGTCCGAGGCAGATATCTGACTCATTGTcaattttacagcatttttactgaaaaaacaaaacaaaattacacTTAGCCTGTCACCACAAAAACAAGCCAAcgtagtttgtttttctttccttttctttcctttacaACAGTAGCCTCTGACAGTAGACTgagtataaaaaaacaaacaaacaacaaaaaaatcccaAGCCTTGACTTATATTTGATACATTTAAGACATCTCAGGCTGTTTATCAGCTGTTTTATGAATTGATAGTTTattagtttcttttctttctttttttaaaatctttgttcaaagacaataaaacataTACAATGATATTGCTGGTCCAGACCTAAGATTAAACTAGCCTACATAGCCTATTAACTAAGATGTCTAACAGGCCTTTTAGGCTAACAAACAGTTTGTCAAACAAAGCTCACTTACGTTAAAATGAAGGAGGGTTATAAAGtttgattacttttttaaatatttggatTTTGTGTATCCCATTATTAAATTTTGGCAAGGTTAATTTCCCAGCAGGACTAAATTTAATCAAATTCAAATCTATTTAGTCTAAAACAAAGTGTGCttattgaaatgtatttgacaCTTAGCAATAGCACAACACAAATGTCCAGTAATTTAGAATGTAATTTTAGAAACATGTAAACCTTTGGACTTGTAGGTATTTATACAGTCAAAAGTATAGTTAAGGTAGTGAAGTTTGAAAGTTGCCGCTTTTTTATGCCTCTCCCAAAATTTCAAAAGTTAGCATGTTTGCTAACTAGCAAGCAAATTAACCAAATATATGATTAATTTACAACTTTAGAATGTGGGTTTACaggttacaataaaaaaaaggttaataGTACATTCACTGTAGCtttctactgtttttttaaatgctaatCCTGAATGTTATCAGTGTGGTTTAGCTAAAGTTATCTTACATATATCAAGCTTTGGCTAAacttttaacaaaacaaaactggggAGACCACATCATAAGAGACTACTTCATTCAttctaaattaaaaacacactgtttCAAATATGAGGTAATATGAGGTAAGGTTTACTTATTGCTAACTTTACATGTAGCCTTAGCCTCActctttttatgcattttttgtaTACAccatacacattttttttacattagtcaTTTCAATTAATATTGAGAAAACATagacaatattttatttttatcagttCATGAAGTAAGTTTATTATTAGCTAAAATTCATTTGAATCTCAATGTTGCTTCAATGTAATTTGTGAAATAgtcaaaacaaatgttttttatgTACAAGGACACACATAAGAAAGAcagtaagttaaaaaaaaaatgtttattaactGAATCTAAGTTATGGAATTTGATttcaacttttaaaatgttgtgaAATTCAGCAAAGGTCTCTGTCACATGGGCTTAGGTGACCTAGGAACTGTACCAAAAACcttcttgtgattgctttggctACTAGCAGGTTGCTAACGTTTGCATTGAAGACAGACTTCACTGCAAACCCTTGCTATCCAACTACCAGTTGGTAGTGAAGACTGAAGAAGCGTAACGTAAAATAGGAACTGGAGAATGTTCATCTTCACGGGAAAAGTGTGTCATATGACTGAAACTAACAGGCTtgaacacacaaaacttcaCTTTGAAAGCAAAATGTCTCACTTTCCAGTTTGCGTTACACTCTTCACAGTTCTACAACCACTTAGTGAGGAGTTggcgagtgtttgcagacaagttagaatgttccatgcaaactacaggcaaTCACAGCAGTCTCTTAGCAACCAAAGTAATCACAAAGAGGTATTTGGTGCAGCACTATATACCTCTGTCTGATTAATTTTATCCAACAACACCCAGAAAGCACTTGCCAACTATTCAggaagaaaatgtttttccttAGCAACCTCTTGCTAGGTCCCCAACCAGTCTCTAGGACTGTGTGACTAGAGCTTAGACTCCAGGATATGTCTTGTCTTTAGTGGTGGGGATAAAAACAAGACATTCATGTAACAGAGTACAACCCGACTCTAACAATATGCTAACTTGTGTATAATTTTTGCATGTTTGGCCAGATGAAGGTAACGAAACTACTTGGTTAGTTTTAGGAAAGACTGTGGATTGGGTTAAAATACTACATTTACGACTATCACAGGATAAATGAGGCAAATTGTGTCCATATTTACAAACAAGCAGATCACATTTCATGGCTATTTCTGAaattttgaaattaaattttGTCAGCAGGTTATTCAGTCAGAAATAAAGTCCAGTATATAACTGCTGCCAATGTAAACCTATGACAGAAATATAAAGCTTGACAGGCACTGAAATAATAACCAGAGAATAACATCTAAAATGCACAGAACTGTACATCAGTGACATGTAGCTGTATATCCCTTTTACATTAACATAACAACAAGCTGTTTTGTGCATCAACTGTCTTTGCATTTGTCTTTTGACCGAAGAGCACTTGGCAACCTTACAATGTCGATATATAAAGCTTAAACGGAAAATATGTGAAAACTCATCTGGAAAATACAGATCAGTTTTTTTCAATTGCAGGAAGTTCCACACCCTTTGCTGCACCCTTCAGTATTTCACTGAACAAAAAAACCAATTAGTCTGCGAAACCAGCAAGTGTGAAAGCGAGACATCCATCTGTTTTCCACATCTTTGATAACAATCGAGTGTCCTACACTGTCACAATAACCCTGCTGTGCACTGTTTTCTTTCGTGCAGGTCTCAGCTCCACTTTACCGAACAAGCACTGCTTAGATTTTTATCTTAAACCAGCATTTAGGCCCAACCGCCATGGCCTTTTTCAAACTCTGCACATTTCAGTGTGTGACGCAAAGCAAGCGTTGTCATCTCGTCTATCCTTTTATCCTCCCTTAACAATGAAAGACACATAAAATTAGATTTGTCATCTTAGCTTTATATTCTACATTTAGCTCTAAATTAACTACGAACATAGCGGTGGGATTCGTCATTGTTCCGCACCTATATTTCTGGTTGTGCAGCTTAATCAGGAATCCTCTTGTGTTTGGTACAACAAGTCAAACAGGAATGGCTGGAACAACGACAGTTGTGTgaggtaaagaaaaagtagacaCAAAAGACTGCTGTACTTAGCAGTTAAAAATATATCCTCGTTCCTTGTctttaaaacaacattaaatGCAGACTGCACTGGACTCAGTATTAAACAGAATAAATCTCTTTCAGCGTTTTTCCATAagcgaaaaaagaaaaagaaaaatcaggcCTCCCTTTTAAACCGTCACTGCGTTCCTCGGGTCCCACAGGAAAAGCTCCAGATTAAATCACTTCCTCACACATTGTGATACTGTGGAGGCTGGACCACACTGTCCCTGTAACTAGTTAATGCATTGTTTTGAtttgaatgttgtttttttacacactAATTGGAAATTTGgggaaatacatttatttttctacCCAGTTATAGACTGATAAAGCTCCCTGATCTGTGTGTTAAGTATAGAGACAGAGGTAAAGGAGCATTGTTCTACCTAGGACTGAGAGCTTCTGGACTCAGATGTAGTATATCCACCTGATTATCACTAGATACAATTTAacttaatgttattttttatgcTAGAATATAAGAAGTTTTGCAAAAGAGCAAAAAAGTTATTTACTTGTATTCCTGACCAGAAAATTTAGTTTTGGTGTGTGAATGTTATGTTTGATTCATTTCTGGAATACTGTCTCAAATTTGGCTATGAAAAATTTAGTTCAGTGAATTCAGTTATTTTAAGTTGCAAAAGTTTTTGAAAGATATgcgttttcttatttttatgacaGATGGTCTAAAATATTTGTAAGGCACTCGATGCTGGATGCTTGTAGTAAAGGCCAAAGGTCTAAATTGTGTGTGTAATGCTTGCGAGCTAAAAACCCAGGCTTCAttaggatttctttttcttttttgtttctactCTAGGTGATGTATAAATGTCATATAGAGTGGGTAATCATAATATGGTCTAAGCACACAGCTCTCGCTGCGAGCACAAAAGCCTCaatcacctgctgttcaaatctGCTCCTTATAcagggcagccaatcagaagaaacttGGCTTTAagggagataaaaaaaaagtattgtttCAGACATAGAAGAGCTGACCAACATAACAGGTCTTCTTTCGAAGAAGGGCAAACAGCTATCTGGCTTTGCCCAGATTAGACATCAACATACTAGCACCTTAAAAAGGCCCAGTCAAACCAGAATACTGAAAACATTCAATTTGTATACATTTAGTTACCCAAATGTATGCCTCAAAGCAAGCCAACACAACAGTGCTGGTTTTGAAAGAAACCAAATTAGTGTAAAGTAGATGTTTTTCCGTGGGTTAAGAACAGGCGCATCAGTGTCGGCTGCATTTGACTTACAGGAAGTCCTTCACTGCTAATTTAAACTGCGCTGTAATCAATGCCACCTGTGCTTTTCCACCCATGACAAGTCAACATGtccactgtaaaaaaaaaaacatctattgCTGCCTGTGATCACTGACACTAATACATGTATGAATTTATTACTGAATAAGTTTTGGACTAGCATTAGCATCTTCATGTTAGCGCTTCCCTGTTAGATGTAAAAGTGTTACCAAACCTCCAAAACTAATTACAGAAATTTTGGTATTTCCAGGCTTTTAAACTTAAAAACTtaacttaaaaaatgtaatccagacacagaagcagaaataaaaaactTCCAGAATATCATGGTGTGAGCATGCATTTAAGCCATAACAGATTTGTCATTCATTGAGCTACAGTGTTGTTTCTGCCTAGCTTTACTTTCTGCCTTTATCAGATAGGACAGTACAGAGAGAGTAGGCCCTGCTGTATCTTTATGCTATGGGAGGCTAACTTCTGGAAACTTTCTGTGTGTTATGACACAAGTATATGActatttttttaaggaaaactCTTTTGAGAGATTTGAGAGAATCAAGAGGATCAGTTGCCAAACCAACTGAGACTACGTGGTTCTGGTCTGacgaaataaaaaagaagacagacaaaacacaaagaaggaCAGAAACCTGTAGTAACTTTGGCAGGAATATCTTAAGACCTCATCATGCAGGAAGTTGGTTTGAAGGCACCATGTGAGTGCCACAAATATTctaataaagatttttttaagcatttcctGTAATGCTGATCTATTCTTTGGTGGAAGATGATGTCGCCACATTCTCGTACTCGCCATGGTCCGAGTCCTCCAGTTCGATACCTGGCACCAGGTTGTAGTACTCGGTTGACTGAGTCATGTAAGCTTTCTCCCTGTCAGCTGAGTCTTTCATCACTTCTGTGACACTCACCGTGTCCAGCTCTGTATTATTGGCCCCATCAGGCTCCTGGGAGCCTTGCCTCTCCTCTGTGGAGCTGGAGCGGCATGAGGTGACTCGGGGAAGAGACTCTACTGAGCCTAGCTTGATCTCCACTTCTTCATAGATGTCCCTGGTGCTGCCCAGGAGGGCAGATGCTGGGCGAAGCAGCAGCTGGTTCTTCAGGATCCCCTCTCCAGCTTTACCCTGCTCAGCCGTTGAAGGCTGCTGTTTGCTGCGATGCTTCTGACCGTTGGAGCTGGAACTGTGAGGCCTCTTTTTTGAGCTGCTGAAAGTAGgcacttcttttttcttcttcgtcCTCCCACAGCACCAGCAGAGCAGCAAGGTGGACAGGACAAGGAGGGGAAGGACAATGAAGAGCGCTGTGAGGCCGGCTGGCCGACATGCATCGGTAACCTTCACCGACAGCACAGTCCTGCCAGCCAGGTGCCAGGGAGAGAAGCAGGTCATGTTCCAAAGCAAATCCTGCAGTTTGATGGTGCGATTAGCCTCCCTTCTTGCCTCCAGGCCTTCCAGTAACAAGCAAGAGCAGTCCCAGTGGTTCCCATCCAGCTCCAACTTTTGAAGCCTCGGATTCTCCAATATAGAGCTAGGAAGGAAATTTAGCTGGTTTTCTTGTAGAAACAACTTCTGGAGGTTGTTAGAGTCCTTTAGAAAGTCCCCAGGAAGCTCCTGAAGTAAGTTCCCAGCCAGATCCAGCTCCTTCAGACTGGGCTGTCTCGCCAGAAACCCACTTGGTAACATTTTTAGTCTATTATGACTCAAATAGACCTTCTGCAATGCAGAGGCCCCAGAAACCTCTTCGCCACTGATATCGAGAGAGCTGATATTACAGTTGGAGAGATCCAGTGTCACTATGTTTGTTTCATTGGTAAACACAGACCAGTCCACACGGGTGAAAGCAGATCCAGAGTAGTTCAGGCAGCACACATCAGCAGGAACCTTGGAGGGAAACTGGGACAAAATGGTGGCTCCTGGACAAACACATCCAACAGCAAGTCCTGTCTTCACTAGCAATATGAAAATCAGCCAGAGACTCCACTGGAAAACCATctctgaaacagaaaagacTGTTAAACCCAGCACAGAAAACATGACTTCATCACTACATATTGGTGCTCTGTCTCTTACTCCACCCTACCTGCTTCCTTGTCTCTAGGAAGGGATACACTTTATGTTGGCTAACAGAGCTGGAATTATAGTTGTAAACCTAGCAGCTCCTCTGAGGACTCCAGGTTGCTGTGAGGATCGCAGGAGTTGGCATGGTGACGCGAATCACTGGGGATCAGTTGCTAGCTGTGAGAGAGGAAACAGATGCTTCTATGACTCTCACATGAAAGTAATCTCTTAACTGGCAGATGGGAGTTACACATGCATGAGTGGAGTGAAAAACCGGACTCTAATCTGAGAAGAAGGTTATCTACACAGACTTAGACCCCCTCAAATCTGGACCTATGTCTCACTTTAATCCCAATATGTCAATAAACTTGCTCTTTGAAACAACATCCAGCATTTTGGTGTTTATGGTTGAAGTTGAttaaactgtgtgtttgtgtaaacctGCTTGTAATAATTTACTTTGTAAGGTAAATACAGTAGTACTTAATAGTTGAGTTTAAGCCTGaatttttgtttaaatgatTATAACGAATTATAATGCCACTCAGAAACTCCCAAGCTTATTAGCATGCTGTTTAAAGAGTGATATACAACTAAAgtataaaactgtagttagaaAATTGCTTGAAAGAAAGTCTTAAAGACTT from Pelmatolapia mariae isolate MD_Pm_ZW linkage group LG18, Pm_UMD_F_2, whole genome shotgun sequence includes the following:
- the si:ch211-106k21.5 gene encoding reticulon-4 receptor-like 1, producing MVFQWSLWLIFILLVKTGLAVGCVCPGATILSQFPSKVPADVCCLNYSGSAFTRVDWSVFTNETNIVTLDLSNCNISSLDISGEEVSGASALQKVYLSHNRLKMLPSGFLARQPSLKELDLAGNLLQELPGDFLKDSNNLQKLFLQENQLNFLPSSILENPRLQKLELDGNHWDCSCLLLEGLEARREANRTIKLQDLLWNMTCFSPWHLAGRTVLSVKVTDACRPAGLTALFIVLPLLVLSTLLLCWCCGRTKKKKEVPTFSSSKKRPHSSSSNGQKHRSKQQPSTAEQGKAGEGILKNQLLLRPASALLGSTRDIYEEVEIKLGSVESLPRVTSCRSSSTEERQGSQEPDGANNTELDTVSVTEVMKDSADREKAYMTQSTEYYNLVPGIELEDSDHGEYENVATSSSTKE